The nucleotide sequence GTTGCAGCAACTGGTGCGACTGCGGCAGACAGCAACAGCACTGGAGGGATTGCTGGGTCGCGATTTCGCCTGTCAATCTCTCCAGGCAGAAGCCCTGGCCCAGTTGCGGTTGCTGGATGTGGAAACTCAGAGCGCCCAAACCCTGGCAGCAGACCTGTGGCAGCATCTGGATGGGGCGGTAACCGACCATCCTGAGGATTTTCAGGCGGCGCTGCGACGGCTCCTGCCCGATCTGTCGGAACGGCCCGAAATTGAGCTCGATGTGCTGTCCCAGATGATTTTGGCCTGTGGCGATGTGGGGCTATCAGCCTTTGTGCGCTTCAGCCCAGATGCGATCAAAGCGGCGCGGCAGGCATTGACCCAGGGCTGCACGGTGGTGGGGGATGTCCCGGCGGTAGTGGCCAGTTTAGATCAGCCGCGGCTGGTTCACCTGGGCTGCCGCTGGCAGGCTCTACTGGACGATGTCCATATCGATGGCGTCGTCACTGCCGAGCAGTCTTTTTGGCAGACGAATAAGCACCAGCAGCAGTTGGAGGCCCTGGCGGAGGGCAATATCTGGGTCGTCGGCTATGCCCCGTCAGTGCTGATGGCGCTCTGCGAGGCGATCGCCAGTCAGAAACTACAACCCGCTCTGGTGATTGGGTTGCCCATTGGCTTTAGCCATGCCCCGGCAGCAAAGCGATGGTTGATGCAATTGGCGGTGCCCTATATCACCACCGAATGCGCCCTGGGC is from Leptothermofonsia sichuanensis E412 and encodes:
- a CDS encoding precorrin-8X methylmutase; this translates as MSSSPSSQTAPKFTIKALTQAVGQGVTPRMVRHYHQIGLLPQPARSEGNYRLYSEADVQRRQRIMALKQQGFQLAHIQQMLAPATDTTQVEPLVTQLQQQYQALLQQLVRLRQTATALEGLLGRDFACQSLQAEALAQLRLLDVETQSAQTLAADLWQHLDGAVTDHPEDFQAALRRLLPDLSERPEIELDVLSQMILACGDVGLSAFVRFSPDAIKAARQALTQGCTVVGDVPAVVASLDQPRLVHLGCRWQALLDDVHIDGVVTAEQSFWQTNKHQQQLEALAEGNIWVVGYAPSVLMALCEAIASQKLQPALVIGLPIGFSHAPAAKRWLMQLAVPYITTECALGGGLLAAVALNRLSASLIEKPDCHCYLG